GACATACCGATAATGTACCGATCCGGAATGCAGAATTTGATTCCAACTGGGAACTGAGCGTCATGAGGGCGGTCAATTTCATGAAAATCATCCTGCACAATCCGGAACTTGATCCGAAGTGGTTCAGCGCCAAAGGATTCGGGGAATTTGAGCCGATTGCCGATAATGGAACGGCAGAAGGACGTGGACAAAACCGTCGTGTGGAAGTATTGATACTGCCGAGGGTCACACAATAGCGTGAAGAAACTGCAGCTCTAACCGGGCTGCGGTTTTTTTGTATTCGACATATTTCCGGGGGAATCTGTCAGCATATGTCGGAAGCATGGATCATAAATCTCCGACTGTCATTTCCTTAAAAAGGTTTTGGTTTTCCTTTTTAAGGGAAAGGTTTGGTAGACCATTTAGTGGCATGGGCTCATTCATATGGATATGCGGTCAGTCAGTTATACATAACATTTCTTCGCCAATAACCGCGCCAATGATGAGCCAATGTTTCTACCAAAGGAGGAGCAGCATTGGATACGTTTTTTGACATCATAGGAGATATTTCTGCATGGTTATGGGGTCCGCCATTGATCATCGTATTGGGTGCGACGGGGTTATATCTGACATTTCTGCTGAAGTTCATTCAGTTCCGGTACCCGCTTTATATTTTTAAACAAACGGTGGGGAGCGTGTTTAAAAAACCAAAGGGTGAAGGAACGGTGACTCCGCTTCAGGCACTGACATCTGCCCTGTCGTCAACGATCGGAGCGGCGAATATCGTAGGTGTGCCGGCGGCGATCATGTTCGGCGGGCCGGGCGCTGTTTTCTGGATGTGGGTGATCGCCCTCATCGGGATGGCCCTCAAATTTTCGGAAAGTGTCCTGGCCGTTCGGTACAGGGAGAAAAATGAAAAAGGTGAATTTGTAGGCGGTCCGATGTACTACATGACAAAAGGATTGAACATGAGATGGCTCGGTGTCTGGTTTGCCTTTGCCCTGATGATCGAATTGATCCCGAGCGTCATGGTCCAGGGGAATGCTGTGGCATCCACAGTGGAGGAAACTTTTCATGTAAACAGTTTGATCACAGGCATCGTGGTCGCCCTCATTGTGGTCCTGATCGTATTCGGAGGAATCAAACGCATCGGTAAAGTGACCGAGATCTTTGTTCCGTTCATGGCATTGATCTATGTAGGAGGAGCCTTGGTCATCCTGTTCATGAATATGGATGCGGTACCTGAATTCTTCCGCTTGATCTTCTCCAACGCCTTTCAGCCGATGTCGGCAATGGGTGGATTCGCCGGGGTGGCGGTAGCCGAGACGATCCGTTGGGGATTCGCGCGCGGGCTGTACTCCAATGAGGCAGGTCTCGGGACAGCTCCGATTGCCCATGCTGCTGCCCAAACCGATCATCCGGTGAGACAGGGGTTGTGGGCAATCATAGGGATCGTGATCGATACAATCATTGTCTGTACGGCTACGGCGTTCGTTGTATTGTCATCAGGTGTGTGGACCGCTGAAAATGCCCTCGATGATCCGTCAGCCCTTACGACAGAGGCATTCAGCAGTTACTTTGGAGAATTTGGCGGCATTCTGGTGACGGTTTCCCTCATCTTCTTCGTCCTGTCGACGATTATTGTCATCGTCTTTTACGGTGCAAAGCAGGCAGAATTCCTATTCGGCTGGAAAGCAGCCCAGGGCATCAAACTGGTGTATACGATTGCCATCGTACTCGGCTCTGTTGGAGCGGCGAAAGTCATCTGGCAATTCCTTGACCTGGCATTGGCGGCAATCCTGATACCGAATATTATCGCGGTCCTGCTATTGAGCAAAGAGGTCAAGCGACTGACCGATGAATTCTTTACATCCGAACACTATTACCTGAAAGATACCGGTAAGGTAAAAGAGAAAAAGATATCATAATGAGAAGAGTCTGAAACCACACTTCTTAAGGCAATAGGAAATCCGAATGATGATTCGACAGTCTTTGATGAAGAGCGAATCCATTCGGATTTTTTGTATGCATTCAGCCTCCATATTTGAACAGAGGTCTGCAAAATGAAGCCACATTATATGAAAGTTCGTGTTTAAAAAAGAAGGATGGGTGATGTGCAAGTTTTTTTACATCCCCGTCATTTCCAACTTGTGTAAATCAAAACAAAAGTTTAGAATATTAACAAAAGTTACTTTTCTTTACAGGGGTGGAAAATTTTGAATGAAAAAGAAAAGCTTTTACTGACGTACATCGAAGAAAATCCGTTTATGACACAGCAGGAACTTTCAGAGAGAAGTGGCATATCAAGATCAGCAGTGGCGGGGTATATCTCGAGCCTTGTAAAGCAAGGAAAGTTGTTGGGCCGTGCCTATGTGCTCCCGAAGAAAAATGGAATTACGTGCATAGGGGGCGCGAATATCGACCGGAAGATGCAGTTGGATGGTGACTTGATCCCAGGGACGTCAAACCCTGCGAAGACCGATCAAACGAGTGGAGGGGTGGCGAGGAATATCGCAGAGAACCTTGGCCGGCTTGGGAGAGAGTCCAGTTTGATCACTGTAGTGGGAGAAGACACAGAGGGCAGCTGGTTATTGGGGCAAACAAAGTCATTCGCGGATATTTCCGGATCCCATAGAGTATTGAATGAATCTACGGGCACATATTCGGCGATTCTCGATGAACATGGAGAAATGATGTTTGCACTGGCTGATATGAATATTTATGAAAGCGTTGACATCGGTTTTATTGAAAAGCGATGGGGGTTGATTTCATCATCTGAAATGGTGCTGCTGGATACCAATTTTCCAGAGCATGTCCTGAAGTACATCATCCGCAGATGTCACTCGGAAGGACTTCCGCTGACAATCATCCCGGTTTCAGAACCAAAGGTAAAGAAGCTCCCTCTTTCATTGGAAGGTGTCACCTGGTTCATCTGTAATAAAGGGGAAGCGGAAGTATACTTAGATATGAAGATTGAAACGGAGGGTGACTATTTTAAGGCAGCGAAAGCACTTACCTTAAAAGGGGTTGAACGGGCAGTCATCACCAGGGGCGATCAAGGGCTGATTTATTATACGGCACATAAAGAAGCAAGGGCCGTCCTTCCTCCGAAAGTGGATGTAGAGGATGTGACCGGGGCAGGTGATGCCCTTGTGGCAGGGATCCTTTTCGGTTATTTGAAGGGTTCTGATACAGATGGTGCCTGCCGGATTGGCGTGGTGTGTTCATCCATCACCCTTCAATCAAAATATACAGTCGCACCGACATTGAATAAAAGTAAGCTTCAAAAAGAATTCAGTCTTTATTATTAATAGAGGAGAAATAGAGGAGGACAAGTAGATGGACATGATGTCATATATAGAGTATTCAGAGGAAGTCAAAGAAGCGAAAAGAACGGGAAAGGCCATCGTTGCATTGGAGTCAACGATCATATCTCACGGAATGCCTTATCCCCAGAACGTGAAGACCGCCCGGGAAGTGGAAGATATCATTCGGGCAAAGGGGGCAGTACCGGCAACGATTGCCATTTTAAACGGAAAGATCAAGATTGGGTTATCGCACGAGGAACTTGAGTATCTCGGGCAGGCTTCAGGAGTCATCAAAGCAAGCCGCAGGGACCTTCCGTATATCCTCGCTTCCAAAAAGGACGGCGCGACAACGGTTGCTGCCACGATGATTTGTGCTGAGCTTGCAGACATCCCTGTGTTTGTGACCGGTGGGATTGGAGGAGTACACCGAAATGCAGAAGTGACAATGGACATCTCTGCAGACCTGGAGGAATTGGCCCTGTCGAATGTAGCGGTCGTGTGTGCAGGGGCGAAATCGATTTTGGACATCGGCTTGACTCTTGAATACCTTGAGACGAAAGGGGTGCCGGTGCTCGGTTATAAGACCGATTCCCTGCCTGCTTTCTATACAAGGAACAGCGCATATGACGTCAATTATAGAGTGAACACAAGCTTGGAAACAGCAGAAATGTTAAAAGCAAAATGGGATCTTGGTTTAAAGGGCGGAGTCGTGATTGCAAATCCAATTCCTGAAAAAGATGCCTTGGATGAAAAAGAAATGGACGAGATCATTGAGCTCGCCTTGAAAGATGCGGAGGAACAGGGAGTCACAGGAAAGGAAACAACGCCTTTTCTGCTTGGGAAAGTAAAAGAATTAACCGCTGGAAAAAGTCTTACCGCCAATATCGCACTTGTGAAGCATAATGCAGAAATCGGGGCGGAAATCGCGCTTCAATATGCCGGACTTAGTAAGGTAGAGGCTTTATAACAGAAGATAAAGAAGAGAGAAACCGGACGGATCGGCTCGTCCGGTTTTTGTGTGAAATGAGATTGGTCGTTTATATGTTGTCTGAGGTAGGGTATGATGGTGTTAAATAATGTTATGGAAAAGGAAGGTATTAGGTTGATATGCACCCCTATCATGCACTGAACGTTGAATCAATCCCAGTCCCGGCAGCAATCATTGATATAGCGGCTCCCTCAATCATAGAAGAGAATGGGGAATGGAAAGAGATGGCGAGAGAAGAACATGATCTCCTTGCAAAAATATTGGAAGAAGGGGAGAACGTGATCTTTATCGACCGGCAGCCACACAGTATCAAACGGAAGAGTATCCAGTCTTCCAAGGAACTTGTGATGATCGTGCCACAAGCCCCGGGGGAAAATGTTCCCCTGCCCGGTGGAGAAACCCGGCATTCCCAATCGGCCATTTATGCATCGCTCATACATAATACC
The nucleotide sequence above comes from Bacillus sp. KH172YL63. Encoded proteins:
- a CDS encoding alanine/glycine:cation symporter family protein; this translates as MDTFFDIIGDISAWLWGPPLIIVLGATGLYLTFLLKFIQFRYPLYIFKQTVGSVFKKPKGEGTVTPLQALTSALSSTIGAANIVGVPAAIMFGGPGAVFWMWVIALIGMALKFSESVLAVRYREKNEKGEFVGGPMYYMTKGLNMRWLGVWFAFALMIELIPSVMVQGNAVASTVEETFHVNSLITGIVVALIVVLIVFGGIKRIGKVTEIFVPFMALIYVGGALVILFMNMDAVPEFFRLIFSNAFQPMSAMGGFAGVAVAETIRWGFARGLYSNEAGLGTAPIAHAAAQTDHPVRQGLWAIIGIVIDTIIVCTATAFVVLSSGVWTAENALDDPSALTTEAFSSYFGEFGGILVTVSLIFFVLSTIIVIVFYGAKQAEFLFGWKAAQGIKLVYTIAIVLGSVGAAKVIWQFLDLALAAILIPNIIAVLLLSKEVKRLTDEFFTSEHYYLKDTGKVKEKKIS
- a CDS encoding pseudouridine-5'-phosphate glycosidase, whose product is MMSYIEYSEEVKEAKRTGKAIVALESTIISHGMPYPQNVKTAREVEDIIRAKGAVPATIAILNGKIKIGLSHEELEYLGQASGVIKASRRDLPYILASKKDGATTVAATMICAELADIPVFVTGGIGGVHRNAEVTMDISADLEELALSNVAVVCAGAKSILDIGLTLEYLETKGVPVLGYKTDSLPAFYTRNSAYDVNYRVNTSLETAEMLKAKWDLGLKGGVVIANPIPEKDALDEKEMDEIIELALKDAEEQGVTGKETTPFLLGKVKELTAGKSLTANIALVKHNAEIGAEIALQYAGLSKVEAL
- a CDS encoding carbohydrate kinase — protein: MNEKEKLLLTYIEENPFMTQQELSERSGISRSAVAGYISSLVKQGKLLGRAYVLPKKNGITCIGGANIDRKMQLDGDLIPGTSNPAKTDQTSGGVARNIAENLGRLGRESSLITVVGEDTEGSWLLGQTKSFADISGSHRVLNESTGTYSAILDEHGEMMFALADMNIYESVDIGFIEKRWGLISSSEMVLLDTNFPEHVLKYIIRRCHSEGLPLTIIPVSEPKVKKLPLSLEGVTWFICNKGEAEVYLDMKIETEGDYFKAAKALTLKGVERAVITRGDQGLIYYTAHKEARAVLPPKVDVEDVTGAGDALVAGILFGYLKGSDTDGACRIGVVCSSITLQSKYTVAPTLNKSKLQKEFSLYY